The proteins below come from a single Beutenbergia cavernae DSM 12333 genomic window:
- a CDS encoding prepilin peptidase, with protein MLVAVCALLGAIGGAFAAPWLGTLSRGRSTTGWFARPVVAAVVGVVAAGAAALVGPRAALPATLVVALAATGAGLVDAAAHRIPNAIVLPAYPLAVVGYAVAALIDGDGAALVRALAGGAICWSLYALLAWVYPPGLGFGDVKLAGLLGIALGWFGWTHLVVGVVGAFVLGGLAALALLVTRRARRSTAIPFGPWMIGGAFVGAAWGPAVLAGLLAA; from the coding sequence GTGCTCGTCGCCGTGTGCGCGCTGCTCGGCGCGATCGGTGGCGCGTTCGCGGCGCCGTGGCTCGGCACCCTGTCGCGCGGACGCTCCACGACCGGGTGGTTCGCCCGGCCCGTGGTCGCAGCTGTCGTCGGGGTGGTGGCCGCGGGTGCGGCGGCCCTGGTGGGGCCGAGGGCGGCTCTGCCCGCGACGCTCGTCGTCGCCCTCGCCGCGACGGGCGCGGGCCTGGTCGACGCCGCCGCCCACCGCATCCCGAACGCGATCGTGCTCCCCGCGTACCCGCTCGCCGTGGTCGGGTACGCCGTCGCGGCGCTGATCGACGGCGACGGCGCCGCCCTCGTCCGTGCGCTGGCCGGCGGGGCGATCTGCTGGTCGTTGTACGCCCTGCTCGCGTGGGTCTACCCGCCGGGCCTGGGGTTCGGCGACGTCAAGCTCGCCGGCCTGCTCGGCATCGCGCTCGGCTGGTTCGGGTGGACGCATCTCGTGGTCGGCGTCGTCGGGGCCTTCGTGCTGGGTGGCCTCGCCGCCCTCGCCCTGCTCGTGACCCGGCGGGCGAGGCGGTCGACGGCGATCCCGTTCGGCCCGTGGATGATCGGGGGAGCGTTCGTCGGTGCCGCCTGGGGACCCGCCGTCCTCGCCGGGCTGCTCGCCGCCTGA
- the rpsD gene encoding 30S ribosomal protein S4, which yields MSSTKRARNQVRLSRALGLPLTPKAAKYFEKRPYPPGEHGRARRRTESDYAVRLKEKQRLRAQYGIREAQLRRAFDEARREAGLTGEALVELLEMRLDALVLRSGFARTIAQARQAVVHRHVLVDGKIVDRPSFRVKPGQVIQVKPRSQARTPFQVAAAGAHRDVLAQVPEYLDVSLEKLRSELVRRPKRAEVPVTADVQLIVEWYAR from the coding sequence GTGAGCTCCACGAAGCGCGCGCGCAACCAGGTGCGCCTGTCCCGCGCCCTCGGCCTCCCGCTGACGCCGAAGGCCGCCAAGTACTTCGAGAAGCGGCCCTACCCGCCGGGCGAGCACGGTCGCGCCCGCCGCCGCACCGAGTCCGACTACGCCGTCCGGCTCAAGGAGAAGCAGCGTCTCCGCGCCCAGTACGGCATCCGCGAGGCGCAGCTGCGTCGCGCGTTCGACGAGGCGCGCCGCGAGGCCGGCCTGACCGGTGAGGCGCTCGTCGAGCTCCTCGAGATGCGGCTCGACGCCCTCGTGCTGCGGTCCGGCTTCGCCCGCACGATCGCGCAGGCCCGCCAGGCAGTCGTCCACCGCCACGTCCTCGTCGACGGCAAGATCGTCGACCGCCCGTCCTTCCGCGTGAAGCCGGGCCAGGTCATCCAGGTCAAGCCGCGCAGCCAGGCCCGCACCCCGTTCCAGGTGGCCGCCGCCGGCGCTCACCGCGACGTGCTGGCCCAGGTGCCGGAGTACCTGGACGTGTCGCTCGAGAAGCTGCGTTCCGAGCTCGTGCGCCGCCCGAAGCGAGCCGAGGTCCCCGTGACCGCCGACGTCCAGCTGATCGTCGAGTGGTACGCGCGCTGA
- the ruvX gene encoding Holliday junction resolvase RuvX, with the protein MRTGVRLGVDVGSVRVGVARCDPSGVIATPVTTLARRGKRGGVAEIAGLVREDSAIEVVIGLPRALDGHEGSSARQARAYAGQVARAVEPVPVRLVDERLSTVAAHRAMHEAGRAGRRHREVVDQAAAVVILQSALDAERATGAPPGEHVVPARPETGGTMTKEGSP; encoded by the coding sequence GTGCGGACCGGCGTGCGCCTGGGCGTGGACGTGGGAAGCGTCCGCGTCGGTGTCGCGCGCTGCGACCCGAGCGGCGTGATCGCGACCCCGGTGACGACGCTGGCCCGGCGCGGCAAGCGTGGCGGGGTCGCGGAGATCGCGGGGCTCGTGCGTGAAGATTCGGCGATCGAGGTCGTGATTGGCCTGCCCAGGGCGTTGGACGGTCACGAGGGGTCGTCAGCACGTCAGGCACGCGCGTACGCTGGACAGGTTGCCCGCGCCGTCGAACCGGTGCCCGTGCGACTGGTGGACGAGCGGCTGAGCACTGTCGCCGCCCATCGCGCGATGCACGAGGCCGGCCGTGCGGGCAGACGCCACCGCGAGGTTGTCGACCAGGCGGCGGCTGTGGTGATCCTGCAGTCGGCCCTGGACGCGGAGCGCGCCACCGGGGCACCACCAGGGGAGCACGTGGTTCCCGCGCGCCCGGAAACCGGGGGGACGATGACGAAGGAGGGAAGTCCGTGA
- the alaS gene encoding alanine--tRNA ligase: MRTAEIRRRYLDYFAERDHTVVPSASLISADPSILFTIAGMVPFIPYIVGTEQAPYSRAVSVQKCIRTNDIEEVGRTTRHGTFFQMNGNFSFGDYFKEGAVEFAWELMTSSQDDGGFGLDPDLLWVTVWEEDAETARVLREVIDFPAERVVPLSRADSFWDTGQPGPAGPTAEWHLDRGADRGPDGGPAVDTAGDRYVEFWNLVFDEFLRGPGPGKDYPLLGELPMKSIDTGMGLERVAAILQGKDNIYEIDEVFGVIARAEELSGRRYGASREDDVRMRVVADHVRSAMMLVSDGVKPSNEGRGYVLRRLLRRSVRAMRLLGVTDPALPELLPVSKDVMKASYPELEADFGRISTIVYDEEDAFRRTLTSGTTILDTAVRRLKESGGSQLGGEQAFALHDTYGFPIDLTLEMAAEQGVSVDEEAFRRLMGEQRARARADALAKRSGHADTSVYRDIAGSLPAPVSFLGYTDAEARVAVVGLLVDGVPAPAAQAPAEVEVVLDRTPFYAEAGGQLADQGQIVLDDGAVVEVDDVQAPIKGLSVHRGRLVEGVLGLGSSGVASIDTARRRAIARAHTATHMVHKAIREHVGESATQAGSENAPSRFRFDFRSGSALPSAALAEINARVNTLLADDLDVTDEVMALDDARAAGAMALFGEKYGDRVRVVSIGGDWSKELCAGTHVASTGHLGLVTLLGESSIGSGVRRVDALVGDGAFGYQAKEHALVGQLTQLVGARGEELPERVSSLMTRLKEAEREIQSLRQGRLLAAAASLAASAALVSGARVVTHDAGEVASVDDVRALVVDLRDRLGEAQAAVVVVGGVAKGRAVVVAATNPAARESGVRAGELVRVAAGALGGGGGGRDDLAQGGGSDPDQIPAALEQVVAAVGRTLDERG, encoded by the coding sequence ATGCGCACCGCCGAGATCCGACGTCGCTACCTGGACTACTTCGCCGAGCGCGACCACACGGTCGTGCCCAGCGCCTCGCTCATCTCCGCCGACCCGTCGATCCTGTTCACGATCGCCGGCATGGTGCCGTTCATCCCGTACATCGTCGGGACGGAGCAGGCACCGTACTCGCGTGCGGTGAGCGTCCAGAAGTGCATCCGGACGAACGACATCGAAGAGGTCGGCCGCACTACCAGGCACGGCACGTTCTTCCAGATGAACGGCAACTTCTCCTTCGGGGACTACTTCAAGGAGGGTGCCGTCGAGTTCGCCTGGGAGCTGATGACGAGCTCGCAGGACGACGGCGGATTCGGCCTGGACCCCGACCTGCTCTGGGTCACGGTGTGGGAGGAGGACGCGGAGACGGCGCGCGTGCTCCGGGAGGTCATCGACTTCCCCGCGGAGCGGGTCGTGCCGCTGTCGCGTGCTGACTCGTTCTGGGACACCGGCCAGCCGGGTCCCGCCGGCCCGACGGCGGAGTGGCACCTGGACCGGGGCGCTGACCGCGGCCCCGACGGCGGACCGGCCGTCGACACGGCGGGCGACCGCTACGTCGAGTTCTGGAACCTCGTGTTCGACGAGTTCCTCCGCGGTCCCGGCCCCGGCAAGGACTATCCGCTGCTCGGCGAGCTGCCGATGAAGAGCATCGACACCGGAATGGGTCTCGAGCGCGTCGCGGCGATCCTCCAGGGCAAGGACAACATCTACGAGATCGACGAGGTGTTCGGCGTCATCGCCCGCGCCGAGGAGCTCTCCGGCCGCCGGTACGGCGCCTCGCGCGAGGACGACGTACGGATGCGCGTCGTCGCCGACCACGTGCGCTCCGCGATGATGCTCGTCTCGGACGGCGTGAAGCCGTCGAACGAGGGCCGCGGGTACGTCCTGCGCCGGCTGCTGCGCCGCAGCGTCCGGGCGATGCGCCTCCTGGGCGTGACGGATCCCGCGCTGCCCGAGCTGCTCCCGGTGTCGAAGGACGTCATGAAGGCGTCCTACCCCGAGCTGGAGGCGGACTTCGGCCGGATCTCCACCATCGTCTACGACGAGGAGGACGCGTTCCGGCGCACGCTCACCTCGGGAACGACGATCCTCGACACGGCCGTGCGCCGGCTCAAGGAGAGCGGCGGCTCCCAGCTGGGCGGCGAGCAGGCGTTCGCGCTGCACGACACGTACGGCTTCCCGATCGACCTCACGCTCGAGATGGCGGCCGAGCAGGGCGTGAGCGTCGACGAGGAGGCGTTCCGGCGCCTCATGGGGGAGCAACGCGCCCGGGCACGGGCCGACGCCCTCGCCAAGCGCAGCGGCCACGCCGACACGAGCGTGTACCGCGACATCGCGGGTTCCCTGCCCGCACCGGTGAGCTTCCTCGGATACACCGACGCCGAGGCGCGGGTGGCCGTCGTCGGCCTCCTCGTCGACGGCGTGCCCGCCCCAGCGGCGCAGGCGCCCGCCGAGGTCGAGGTCGTGCTCGACCGCACGCCCTTCTACGCCGAGGCGGGCGGCCAGCTCGCAGACCAGGGCCAGATCGTCCTCGACGACGGCGCGGTGGTCGAGGTCGACGACGTCCAGGCTCCGATCAAGGGCTTGTCGGTGCACCGCGGCCGGCTCGTCGAGGGCGTGCTGGGGCTGGGCTCGTCGGGCGTCGCGTCGATCGACACGGCCCGGCGGCGAGCGATCGCGCGCGCCCACACCGCGACGCACATGGTGCACAAGGCGATCCGCGAGCACGTCGGTGAGAGCGCCACACAGGCGGGCAGCGAGAACGCCCCGAGCCGGTTCCGGTTCGACTTCCGTTCGGGTTCGGCGCTGCCGAGCGCGGCGCTCGCGGAGATCAACGCGCGTGTCAACACGCTCCTCGCCGACGATCTCGACGTGACGGACGAGGTCATGGCTCTCGACGACGCGCGGGCCGCAGGTGCCATGGCGCTGTTCGGGGAGAAGTACGGTGACCGTGTGCGCGTCGTGTCGATCGGCGGGGACTGGTCGAAGGAGCTCTGTGCCGGGACGCACGTGGCGAGCACCGGGCACCTCGGTCTCGTCACGCTCCTCGGCGAGTCCTCGATCGGGTCCGGCGTGCGCCGCGTGGACGCTCTCGTGGGCGACGGGGCGTTCGGCTACCAGGCCAAGGAGCACGCGCTCGTGGGCCAGCTGACGCAGCTCGTCGGGGCGCGCGGCGAGGAGCTGCCGGAGCGGGTGAGCTCCCTCATGACCCGTCTCAAGGAGGCGGAGCGCGAGATCCAGTCGTTGCGGCAGGGCCGTCTGCTCGCCGCGGCCGCGTCGCTCGCCGCGTCGGCGGCACTCGTCTCCGGCGCCCGCGTCGTGACGCACGACGCCGGCGAGGTCGCCTCCGTCGACGACGTGCGGGCGCTCGTCGTCGACCTGCGCGACCGACTGGGCGAGGCGCAGGCCGCCGTCGTCGTCGTCGGCGGAGTCGCGAAGGGCCGCGCCGTCGTGGTCGCCGCGACGAACCCGGCCGCGCGCGAGTCCGGCGTCCGGGCGGGCGAGCTCGTCCGCGTCGCGGCCGGCGCGCTCGGCGGGGGCGGCGGCGGGCGCGACGACCTCGCGCAGGGTGGCGGGTCGGACCCGGACCAGATCCCGGCAGCCCTCGAGCAGGTGGTCGCGGCCGTGGGACGCACGTTGGACGAGCGGGGCTGA
- a CDS encoding shikimate kinase: MTRPRVVLVGPPGSGKTTVSALLAAALGVDVRDTDADVEATAGRPITEIFVDDGEDAFRDLERAAVAAALAEHDGVLALGGGAVLDAGTRAKLAEHTVVYLEVSLTSAAPRVGLDRSRPLLLGNPRAQWKKLMDARRPLYEEVAAISVSTDSKSPDDVAAEILAALGRAEAAR; this comes from the coding sequence GTGACGCGGCCGCGCGTCGTGCTCGTCGGCCCGCCCGGATCCGGCAAGACGACCGTGAGCGCCCTGCTCGCGGCCGCGCTCGGCGTCGACGTGCGGGACACCGACGCGGACGTCGAGGCCACGGCTGGGCGGCCGATCACGGAGATCTTCGTGGACGACGGCGAGGACGCGTTCCGCGATCTCGAGCGCGCCGCGGTCGCGGCCGCGCTGGCCGAGCACGACGGGGTCCTGGCGCTCGGCGGGGGAGCGGTCCTGGACGCCGGGACCCGCGCGAAGCTCGCCGAGCACACGGTGGTGTACCTCGAGGTGTCGCTCACGAGCGCGGCGCCGCGGGTCGGTCTCGACCGGTCCCGGCCCCTGCTGCTCGGCAACCCGCGCGCGCAGTGGAAGAAGCTGATGGACGCACGCCGTCCCCTGTACGAGGAGGTCGCCGCGATCAGCGTGAGCACCGACTCCAAGTCCCCGGACGACGTCGCCGCGGAGATCCTCGCCGCGCTCGGCCGGGCGGAGGCGGCACGATGA
- a CDS encoding shikimate dehydrogenase, with product MADPPGELNASNRRAAVLGRPIEHSLSPVLHRAAYDALGLTSWTYTRHDVGEAELAPFVAGLDTSWAGLSLTMPLKKVALACCDHVEPLAELLGVVNTLLLQPAGNGRLVVGANTDVAGIVASLAEVRDLTARPLRSAVVLGGGATAISALAALGSLGVRRAIVGVRTPARSGDLVRAAHQTGLEPDVRRWGAAARAVPRADVVIQTAPAGASDAVAAALDAHGDRLDPAQVLLDVVYDPFPTPLDAAWERAGGTVAPGWLMLLHQAAEQVRLMTGKVAPVEAMRAALTDALGAG from the coding sequence GTGGCTGATCCCCCCGGGGAGCTCAACGCATCGAACCGCCGCGCCGCCGTCCTCGGTCGCCCGATCGAGCACAGCCTCTCGCCCGTCCTGCACCGTGCAGCGTACGACGCGCTCGGCCTGACGTCCTGGACGTACACGCGCCACGACGTCGGTGAGGCCGAGCTGGCGCCCTTCGTAGCCGGGCTCGACACGTCCTGGGCGGGGCTCTCCCTGACGATGCCGCTCAAGAAGGTGGCGCTGGCGTGCTGCGACCACGTCGAGCCGCTCGCCGAGCTGCTCGGCGTCGTCAACACGCTGCTCCTGCAGCCGGCCGGCAACGGACGGCTCGTCGTCGGCGCGAACACCGACGTCGCCGGGATCGTGGCGTCCCTCGCGGAGGTTCGTGACCTCACCGCCCGGCCGCTGCGCTCCGCCGTCGTCCTCGGCGGTGGGGCCACGGCGATCTCGGCACTCGCCGCACTCGGCTCGCTGGGGGTGCGTCGGGCGATCGTGGGTGTGCGCACCCCGGCCCGGTCGGGTGACCTCGTGCGCGCGGCGCACCAGACCGGGCTCGAGCCGGACGTCCGCCGCTGGGGGGCGGCGGCCCGAGCCGTCCCGCGGGCCGACGTCGTCATCCAGACCGCACCGGCCGGCGCGAGCGACGCCGTCGCCGCGGCCTTGGACGCGCACGGCGACCGCCTCGATCCTGCGCAGGTGCTCCTCGACGTCGTCTACGACCCGTTCCCGACGCCGCTCGACGCGGCGTGGGAACGGGCGGGCGGCACGGTCGCCCCGGGCTGGCTCATGCTGTTGCACCAGGCCGCCGAGCAGGTCCGGCTCATGACGGGCAAGGTTGCGCCCGTGGAGGCGATGCGCGCCGCGCTGACCGACGCTCTGGGCGCCGGCTGA
- a CDS encoding replication-associated recombination protein A — protein sequence MDLFEAAASDPAGVPAARPDAPLAVRMRPASASEVVGQEHLLEPGAPLRRLTEPADPGAPPPSSVILWGPPGTGKTTLAYLIAHASGRRFVELSAVTAGVRDVRAVIDDARRRLAGGGVETVLFVDEVHRFSKTQQDALLPSVENRWVTLVAATTENPSFSVISPLLSRSLLLTLRPLTEADVARLVDRALDDERGLAGRYTLDDDARAHLLRLAGGDARKALTILEAAAGTAALPGAGDDARGIDLEAVERAVDVAAVRYDRDGDQHYDVTSAFIKSMRGSDVDAALHYLARMVAAGEDPRFIARRIVIAASEEVGMADPTALATAVAAFQAVSFIGLPEARIVLAQAVVHVATAPKSNAAYKAIDEALADVRAGRGGSVPVHLRDTHYAGAERLGHGEGYAYAHDAPHGVAAQRYAPDGLESARYYHPTARGLEGQIGPRLERIREILGGAGRASAPSDAERAAPPAPPAPERADRPDAPGV from the coding sequence GTGGATCTGTTCGAGGCGGCTGCGAGCGACCCGGCCGGCGTCCCGGCCGCCCGGCCCGATGCGCCGCTGGCCGTGCGCATGCGCCCGGCCTCGGCGTCCGAGGTGGTCGGGCAGGAGCACCTCCTCGAGCCCGGAGCGCCGCTGCGGCGCCTCACGGAACCGGCCGACCCGGGCGCGCCGCCGCCGTCGTCGGTGATCCTCTGGGGACCACCGGGCACGGGCAAGACGACGCTCGCGTACCTCATCGCCCACGCTTCAGGTCGCCGGTTCGTGGAGCTGTCCGCCGTCACGGCCGGCGTGCGCGACGTCCGCGCGGTCATCGACGACGCACGCCGGCGCCTCGCGGGCGGCGGCGTCGAGACGGTGCTCTTCGTCGACGAGGTGCACCGGTTCTCGAAGACGCAGCAGGACGCGCTGCTGCCGAGCGTCGAGAACCGGTGGGTCACGCTCGTCGCGGCGACCACGGAGAACCCGAGCTTCTCCGTGATCTCCCCGTTGCTCTCCCGCTCCCTGCTGCTGACGCTGCGGCCGCTGACCGAGGCCGACGTCGCGCGGCTGGTCGACCGGGCCCTCGACGACGAGCGGGGCCTGGCCGGCCGCTACACGCTCGACGACGACGCGCGTGCGCACCTGCTCCGGCTCGCGGGCGGCGACGCACGCAAGGCGCTGACGATCCTCGAGGCGGCGGCCGGCACCGCGGCCCTGCCCGGCGCGGGCGACGACGCGCGGGGGATCGACCTGGAGGCGGTCGAGCGGGCGGTCGACGTCGCGGCGGTGCGGTACGACCGTGACGGCGACCAGCACTATGACGTCACGAGCGCGTTCATCAAGTCCATGCGCGGGTCGGACGTCGACGCCGCCCTGCACTACCTCGCGCGCATGGTGGCGGCGGGGGAGGACCCGCGGTTCATCGCCCGGCGCATCGTCATCGCGGCCAGCGAGGAGGTCGGGATGGCCGACCCCACGGCTCTCGCGACGGCTGTGGCGGCGTTCCAGGCGGTCTCGTTCATCGGGCTGCCCGAGGCGAGGATCGTGCTGGCCCAGGCCGTGGTGCACGTCGCCACCGCCCCGAAGTCGAACGCGGCGTACAAGGCGATCGACGAGGCGCTGGCCGACGTCCGGGCCGGGCGGGGCGGGTCGGTCCCGGTGCACCTGCGCGACACGCACTACGCCGGCGCCGAGCGCCTCGGCCACGGCGAGGGGTACGCGTACGCGCACGACGCGCCGCACGGCGTCGCGGCCCAGCGGTACGCTCCCGACGGGCTGGAGAGCGCCCGGTACTACCACCCGACGGCGCGCGGCCTCGAGGGGCAGATCGGGCCGCGGCTGGAGCGGATCCGGGAGATCCTCGGCGGCGCGGGGCGGGCGTCCGCCCCGTCTGACGCCGAGCGTGCCGCACCTCCTGCGCCTCCCGCCCCGGAGAGAGCCGATCGGCCCGACGCGCCGGGCGTGTAG
- the aroC gene encoding chorismate synthase — protein MLRWLTAGESHGPALVAVLEGLPAGVEITTTQIGDALARRRLGYGRGARMSFERDEVRLLGGVRHGLTQGGPIAVEIGNTEWPKWETVMAADPVDPAALTGARGAPLTRPRPGHADLIGMTKYGFDEARPVLERASARETASRVALGRVAAAFLEQAAGVRLVSHVVAIGPVSAPDDADLPTPDDVAALDADPIRCFDAATSAAMVAEIDDAQKAGDTLGGVVEVLAYGLPPGLGSYVQSDRRLDGRLAGVLMGIQAIKGVEVGDGFRTAARRGSAAHDEIERATDGRVRRRTNRAGGVEGGMTNGEVLRVRAAMKPISTVPRALDTIDTATGDAAKAIHQRSDVCAVAPAAVVAEAMVALVLAQALLEKVGGDSVAESARNLTSYLEAIPEQQR, from the coding sequence ATGCTCAGGTGGTTGACGGCGGGCGAGTCCCACGGCCCGGCGCTCGTCGCGGTGCTCGAGGGGCTGCCGGCGGGGGTCGAGATCACGACGACGCAGATCGGGGACGCGCTGGCGCGACGCCGGCTCGGGTACGGCCGCGGCGCGCGCATGAGCTTCGAGCGCGACGAGGTGCGCCTGCTCGGCGGCGTGCGGCACGGTCTCACCCAGGGCGGCCCGATCGCCGTCGAGATCGGCAACACGGAGTGGCCCAAGTGGGAGACCGTGATGGCGGCCGACCCGGTCGACCCGGCCGCGCTCACCGGCGCTCGCGGTGCGCCGCTGACGCGCCCCCGTCCCGGCCACGCCGACCTCATCGGGATGACGAAGTACGGCTTCGACGAGGCACGGCCCGTGCTCGAGCGCGCCAGCGCTCGCGAGACGGCGTCCCGGGTCGCGCTCGGGCGCGTCGCCGCGGCGTTTCTCGAGCAGGCGGCGGGTGTCCGCCTGGTCTCGCACGTCGTGGCGATCGGTCCCGTGTCGGCGCCCGACGACGCCGACCTGCCCACCCCGGACGACGTCGCCGCGCTCGACGCCGACCCGATCCGCTGCTTCGACGCCGCCACGTCGGCCGCGATGGTCGCGGAGATCGACGACGCGCAGAAGGCCGGCGACACGCTCGGTGGCGTCGTCGAGGTCCTCGCGTACGGGCTCCCGCCCGGCCTCGGGTCCTACGTGCAGTCCGACCGCCGGCTCGACGGACGGCTCGCCGGCGTGCTCATGGGCATCCAGGCCATCAAGGGCGTCGAGGTCGGCGACGGGTTCCGCACGGCGGCCCGGCGCGGGTCCGCCGCCCACGACGAGATCGAGCGCGCCACCGACGGCCGGGTGCGCCGGCGCACGAACCGGGCGGGCGGCGTCGAGGGCGGCATGACGAACGGCGAGGTGCTCCGTGTGCGTGCCGCGATGAAGCCCATCTCGACGGTCCCGCGCGCCCTGGACACCATCGACACCGCGACGGGCGACGCGGCCAAGGCCATCCATCAGCGCAGCGACGTCTGCGCCGTCGCCCCGGCCGCCGTCGTGGCCGAGGCCATGGTGGCGCTCGTCCTCGCGCAGGCGCTCCTCGAGAAGGTGGGCGGCGACAGCGTCGCGGAGTCCGCCCGCAACCTCACCTCCTACCTCGAGGCGATCCCGGAGCAGCAGCGGTGA
- the mltG gene encoding endolytic transglycosylase MltG, with protein sequence MSDLFADEHVSDLERIEEIEIDHDESARRRSARRAARREAELRRRKRRRRTIASLVVMILTLGLLVAGGWFVVRPMLNDLGGDPTVTDFPGPGEDDVQVVVAEGASGAEIGQTLLDEGVVATVDAFVDAYNANANATQIQPGTYNLQTKMAAADAVRALLDPSARADSTITIPEAWTAAQIYERVANVLGVPLEDVQTAASDPASLGLPADINTNADVIDPLEGWLAPGTYSAEPGATPTDVLSQMAARQLTVLDEAGVAPEERLRVLTIASIAEREVANADYYGQVARVIENRLVEGNATGATTLGMDSTLSYALGLPANEIDHNQDHPYNTRVRPGLPPSPIATPRPEAIAAAVSPTEGDWLFFVTLDLCSGETEFTSSSAEFEDLAAQFRAWFDEYEANGSECG encoded by the coding sequence GTGAGCGACCTGTTCGCCGACGAGCACGTCAGCGACCTCGAACGAATCGAGGAGATCGAGATCGACCACGACGAATCCGCCCGACGCCGGTCCGCCCGCCGCGCAGCCCGGCGCGAGGCCGAGCTGCGCCGTCGCAAGCGCCGCCGGCGCACGATCGCGAGCCTCGTCGTCATGATCCTCACGCTCGGCCTGCTCGTCGCAGGTGGCTGGTTCGTCGTGCGTCCGATGCTCAACGACCTGGGTGGCGACCCCACCGTGACCGACTTCCCCGGCCCGGGGGAGGACGACGTCCAGGTGGTCGTCGCCGAGGGTGCGTCCGGGGCGGAGATCGGTCAGACGTTGCTCGACGAGGGCGTCGTGGCGACCGTCGACGCATTCGTGGACGCCTACAACGCGAACGCCAACGCCACCCAGATCCAGCCGGGCACGTACAACCTCCAGACGAAGATGGCGGCTGCGGACGCCGTGCGCGCGCTGCTGGACCCGTCCGCGCGGGCCGACTCCACGATCACCATCCCTGAGGCGTGGACCGCCGCTCAGATCTACGAGCGGGTGGCGAACGTCCTGGGGGTGCCCCTCGAAGACGTCCAGACGGCGGCGAGCGACCCCGCGAGCCTCGGCCTGCCGGCAGACATCAACACGAATGCGGACGTGATCGATCCGCTCGAAGGCTGGCTTGCCCCCGGCACCTACTCGGCGGAGCCCGGCGCTACGCCCACCGACGTGCTCTCACAGATGGCGGCTCGTCAGCTCACGGTGCTCGACGAGGCCGGGGTGGCTCCGGAGGAGCGACTCCGCGTCCTCACCATCGCGTCGATCGCAGAGCGCGAGGTCGCGAACGCCGACTACTACGGCCAGGTCGCCCGCGTGATCGAGAACCGGCTGGTGGAGGGCAACGCGACGGGCGCGACGACGCTCGGGATGGACTCCACGCTGTCCTACGCCCTGGGCCTGCCGGCGAACGAGATCGACCACAACCAGGACCACCCGTACAACACCCGTGTGCGGCCGGGTCTCCCGCCGTCGCCGATCGCCACGCCGCGCCCGGAGGCGATCGCTGCAGCGGTCAGCCCGACCGAGGGGGACTGGCTGTTCTTCGTCACCCTGGACCTGTGCTCGGGTGAGACGGAGTTCACGAGCAGCTCGGCGGAGTTCGAGGATCTTGCCGCTCAATTCCGGGCGTGGTTCGACGAGTACGAGGCGAACGGCAGCGAGTGTGGCTGA
- a CDS encoding DUF948 domain-containing protein: protein MSLGDIAGLVAALAFVALVAFMAVPLLKLGKVLDETRTTVARVTEQSIPIVDEAAETLRTANAQLAKVDTVTTSAAEIGTNVSALTTLVSATVASPLIKVASFSYAVRSVVGRRAARRGRRR, encoded by the coding sequence ATGTCGCTCGGTGACATCGCCGGGCTGGTCGCGGCACTCGCCTTCGTCGCCCTGGTGGCGTTCATGGCGGTGCCGTTGCTCAAGCTCGGCAAGGTGCTCGACGAGACCCGGACGACTGTCGCGCGGGTCACGGAGCAGTCGATCCCCATCGTCGACGAGGCGGCGGAGACGCTCCGCACCGCCAACGCGCAGCTCGCGAAGGTCGACACGGTGACGACGTCCGCGGCGGAGATCGGGACGAACGTCTCGGCGCTCACCACGCTCGTGTCAGCGACGGTCGCCTCGCCCCTCATCAAGGTGGCGTCGTTCAGCTATGCCGTCCGCAGCGTCGTCGGTCGCCGGGCCGCTCGGCGAGGGCGGAGGCGGTAG